The DNA segment GCGAATCGACCGGACGGCTTGCGGGATAGGCGATCAGCACGGTCAGTCCACCGGCGCCGACCTCGATGCTGGTGCGGCCGCCGCCAACAAAGACTGATTGTCCGATGGATACGGCAGACAATCCGATTGCCGCGTGACCATCGAGAACGAGGATCCAGGTCTCAGGCTCGGCAAGCAGCGCCCAGCTTGAACCCTCAGGCAGCTCAGCCCGCTCCAGGACGAAATGCCGGCTCGCAATGAGCGCCGTTCGGACCGGCGTCAGGCGGGCCGGATGGCAGGACGCCCGAAGCGGCCACGGGTGGGCGACCGCGACGCCGTTGTCTTCATGCAATTCGCGTTGCCTTCCAAAATCGAACAGGCGGAATGTCGCGTCGCTGCGCTGCTGAATTTCGGCAAGCACGATCCCGGCGCCGATGGCATGGATGGTGCCGGCCGGGATGTAGATCACGTCGTTCTTCGCGACCGGGCGCCAGTCGACCAGCTCGGTGATGGAACCGTTCCGGATTGATACACTTAGCTGCTGTGGCGTTATGCGGTGCGTCAGTCCCACGCCTATCCGCGCGCCGGGCTCGGCCGAAAGGATATACCATGCCTCGCTCTTGCCGTTCGGCATTCCCATTGCGCGGGCGAAAGTGTCGTCCGGATGAACCTGGATCGATAGCGGTTCGCTGGTGAACAGGAGTTTGAGAAGCAAGGTCGGAGTGCGGGCATCCTTGCCGGCTCGTTCGAACCACAGTTCGCCGATGGCATCATCCGAACCGTCAAGGCTGCTCCAGGGGTGCAGATCGCGGACCCCCCACGGCTTGTGGACGGCCCGTACGGCGGCAAGCTCGGTGGCCATGAGTTGTCCTGATCCATGACGCGCACGTCGGGGCGACGTGCCGTCGGCTGATACATCCGCAAGATTTGGCTTAGCTGAGGCGTCGCGTTTTCGAGCGGACTTCGCCGCAAGAACTGATCACGCTATTGCCCGTTGCGAAGTTCGTGGAAGTGAGTGCTGCGACAGCGCACGAACCGCGGAAAGTGGGCGTTCCCTCGACATATAAGGACTGTTCCACCCGATAACAACCTTCGTTGACCGGTCCGAACGCGAAAGGCCCGATTACGGTGGCGTCGCGGACGCCGCAAGCCGTCCAGCGTTGACCTTTTCCTGAAGCTTTTCGGCCTCAAGCTGTCCGGACGGTCGCTCTCTTCACTGTGGCTCGAAACGGGTCACTATCATGATCGGATAGTTGCGAGACCGGTCAGCCTGAACCACGTAAGCTTGGACCACGGCATAAACTTCCACGGGACTGCCGAGCTTGGCGTCGGCACCTAGGCCGGGGACCAAAACATCCTCAACATAAGCCGCAATTGTTCGCCCCGTGTTCGACGTGAATGTAAAACAATGGTTGATGCTGACCTGCTGAAGGAAATTTTCGGACCCTGTCAGTCGTAACGCCGTCTCGAGCGGTGCGTTGCTGCAGGACACAGGAAACGACCGCAAGGTCGCTACGAACCTGACCTTATCTAGCTCCGCCGTGTAGGAGACGCCTGGACCGTCCGCTTTGGTGATGTCGTTCCATCTCTCGAATACTGCATCGAGCGTGGTTTCTCGGTAACCGCTGAAATTTTGCGCCAAGGCACAGGTGGCGAGGAAAAACAGAACAACAAGCGCGCGCCAGACCAAGCGAGTCTCCTGAAGAATACCACCTTAGATGTGCAACATTATTCTGCAGGTAAGATA comes from the Bradyrhizobium erythrophlei genome and includes:
- a CDS encoding class I mannose-6-phosphate isomerase, encoding MATELAAVRAVHKPWGVRDLHPWSSLDGSDDAIGELWFERAGKDARTPTLLLKLLFTSEPLSIQVHPDDTFARAMGMPNGKSEAWYILSAEPGARIGVGLTHRITPQQLSVSIRNGSITELVDWRPVAKNDVIYIPAGTIHAIGAGIVLAEIQQRSDATFRLFDFGRQRELHEDNGVAVAHPWPLRASCHPARLTPVRTALIASRHFVLERAELPEGSSWALLAEPETWILVLDGHAAIGLSAVSIGQSVFVGGGRTSIEVGAGGLTVLIAYPASRPVDSLLLALGEQSGTPMRSAAPALPELADPPEAQGPARTQGPTRIQA